One genomic segment of Spirochaeta cellobiosiphila DSM 17781 includes these proteins:
- a CDS encoding methyl-accepting chemotaxis protein, producing MRKIPLTKQLGFKQALQNTIIVLILILTLVSITTGAIQKALLSKNFDQLHSVLVLKKLQVIDYLQEKQKNIKTASINPDINEYVLELIQYHNEMGIGTDEGFDISSSGSQVTQPYSKIEEKIYAALQPYSRIYDINDIYLICSRHGHVMFSLKKRDDFPSNIAQGRYKDSVINRLWKTVVSTKQIQFADIDLYAPANNEPVLLVGAPVFNGEELLAVMVFDLPIQKITNILQEKSGMGSTGESYLVGQDFRMRTSSLLDPIQHSLKASFNGPIEKNGAKTEAAGKALQGEENEGSATDYRDIKVFAAWSPLIENTLNWGIVSKIDQSEVLTPLHGIYRTMTILGLISFIIVTILSLLQVKGLTNPLNDLIEASTEIAQGNLSFTVKDMKRQDELGLLHSQFKDMIDSLTAKEEVIHAIAQGSGDFTVKVKLSSQNDSFGQNLQNMLSNLNQVLQKVRKASLQVSEEADQVSNASQSLSQGSTEQASALEQISASLTSIEGQSKQNAENSGEANALVKQALIQASDGNSLMSELKKAMDEINRSSDQIGRIVKVIDDIAFQINLLALNANVEAARAGKYGKGFGVVAEEVRNLAAKSADAVKETTAMIKGTQSNIKSGSQIAQQTAEQLNNIFEGVDKVADIIEEISMASKEQAQNIAEISTGLSQIDTVTQGNTASAEESAAAAQELASQSQFVMNLISQFKLIGDNPSNQTSFDLSQKEDHKEDIKRQALPPIEPKRKEETGIRPLNPEDIISLDDEDFETF from the coding sequence ATGAGGAAAATACCACTAACAAAACAACTGGGATTTAAACAGGCTCTTCAGAATACAATTATTGTATTGATATTGATTTTAACACTTGTGTCCATTACGACAGGAGCCATACAGAAAGCTTTGCTGTCGAAAAACTTTGATCAATTGCACAGTGTCCTAGTCTTGAAAAAACTGCAAGTCATTGACTATTTACAGGAAAAACAAAAAAACATTAAAACAGCTAGCATAAATCCGGATATAAATGAATATGTATTGGAACTTATACAATATCATAATGAAATGGGGATAGGAACCGATGAAGGATTTGATATCTCCAGCTCTGGGTCACAAGTAACACAACCCTATTCTAAAATAGAAGAAAAAATATACGCAGCATTACAACCTTATTCCCGGATCTATGACATAAATGATATTTACCTGATATGTTCCCGCCATGGACATGTCATGTTTTCCTTAAAAAAAAGAGATGATTTTCCTAGCAATATTGCCCAGGGAAGGTATAAAGATAGTGTTATAAACCGACTATGGAAGACGGTTGTAAGCACAAAACAAATACAGTTTGCAGATATTGATCTATATGCACCTGCTAATAATGAACCTGTATTATTAGTGGGAGCCCCTGTTTTTAATGGGGAGGAACTTCTGGCTGTAATGGTATTTGACTTACCAATTCAAAAAATCACCAATATTTTACAGGAAAAAAGTGGCATGGGCTCTACGGGAGAATCTTATCTGGTAGGACAAGATTTTCGAATGAGGACCTCTTCCTTACTAGATCCTATCCAACATTCCTTAAAAGCCTCCTTTAACGGACCTATAGAAAAGAACGGGGCAAAAACAGAGGCTGCAGGCAAAGCTTTACAGGGCGAAGAAAATGAAGGAAGTGCAACAGATTATCGAGATATAAAGGTATTTGCCGCTTGGAGTCCTCTCATAGAAAATACGCTGAACTGGGGGATTGTTTCTAAAATAGATCAATCAGAAGTTCTGACACCTCTCCATGGGATCTACAGAACTATGACAATACTGGGATTAATATCCTTTATCATTGTGACTATTCTATCCTTACTCCAGGTAAAAGGGCTAACAAACCCTCTGAACGACCTAATTGAAGCTTCTACTGAAATCGCCCAGGGGAACTTATCCTTCACCGTAAAAGACATGAAGAGACAGGATGAACTTGGTTTACTACATTCGCAATTCAAAGACATGATTGACTCTTTGACTGCCAAGGAAGAAGTTATCCATGCCATCGCTCAGGGGTCTGGTGACTTTACCGTTAAGGTTAAACTATCCTCACAAAATGATAGTTTTGGTCAGAATCTTCAGAATATGCTATCCAATCTAAATCAAGTATTACAAAAGGTTAGGAAGGCCTCCCTACAAGTATCAGAAGAAGCTGATCAAGTAAGTAATGCCAGTCAAAGCTTGAGTCAAGGATCAACAGAACAAGCCAGTGCCTTAGAACAGATATCAGCCTCCCTAACCTCTATTGAAGGACAATCCAAGCAAAATGCAGAGAATTCAGGGGAAGCCAATGCCTTGGTTAAACAGGCATTAATACAGGCTAGTGATGGTAATTCATTAATGAGTGAACTCAAGAAAGCTATGGATGAAATCAATCGTTCCTCAGATCAAATCGGGCGTATCGTCAAAGTCATTGACGATATAGCTTTTCAAATAAATCTCCTTGCTTTAAATGCGAATGTGGAAGCAGCCAGAGCAGGAAAATATGGTAAGGGTTTTGGGGTGGTGGCTGAAGAAGTAAGGAATCTGGCAGCCAAAAGTGCTGATGCCGTAAAAGAAACGACAGCGATGATAAAAGGGACCCAAAGCAATATCAAATCAGGTTCCCAGATTGCACAGCAAACAGCAGAGCAATTGAACAATATATTCGAAGGCGTAGACAAGGTCGCTGATATCATTGAGGAGATCTCAATGGCGAGCAAGGAGCAAGCCCAGAATATAGCCGAAATATCCACTGGACTCTCTCAAATAGATACAGTGACCCAGGGAAATACAGCAAGTGCTGAAGAAAGTGCAGCAGCCGCTCAGGAGTTAGCCTCCCAGAGCCAATTCGTTATGAACTTAATATCCCAATTTAAACTAATAGGAGACAATCCCAGTAACCAGACTTCTTTTGATCTTTCTCAAAAAGAAGATCACAAAGAAGATATTAAAAGACAAGCACTCCCTCCTATTGAACCTAAACGAAAAGAGGAAACGGGAATTAGACCACTCAACCCTGAGGACATCATCTCCCTTGACGATGAAGATTTTGAAACATTCTGA
- a CDS encoding nitroreductase family protein codes for MEILKEISERFSIRRYLNRDIDRSVIDRILEAGCIAPSAKNRQPWRFIVIQNQENKDQIMDAAYGEEFISQAGAIIAVCTTNVDYKMPNGQLSYPIDLTFAASYMVLQAQHEGLGSCIVTTYQEPVIREILTVPYSMKVVMLITIGYPDEDISVRNRTPVGSISSFEHW; via the coding sequence ATGGAAATTCTGAAGGAAATAAGTGAGCGCTTTAGTATCAGACGTTACTTAAATAGGGACATAGATAGGTCTGTTATTGATCGGATACTTGAAGCTGGTTGCATTGCTCCTTCTGCAAAAAACAGACAACCCTGGCGGTTCATTGTCATCCAGAATCAGGAAAACAAAGATCAGATAATGGATGCGGCTTATGGAGAGGAGTTTATTAGTCAGGCAGGAGCCATAATCGCTGTATGTACGACTAATGTTGATTATAAAATGCCTAATGGCCAGTTGTCTTATCCTATTGATCTCACTTTCGCTGCTTCCTATATGGTATTACAAGCTCAGCATGAAGGCCTTGGCTCTTGTATTGTCACAACTTACCAAGAACCGGTAATCAGGGAAATCCTAACGGTTCCTTATTCAATGAAAGTAGTAATGTTAATTACTATTGGCTATCCTGACGAAGATATAAGTGTTCGGAATAGAACTCCAGTAGGCAGTATCTCTTCCTTCGAACATTGGTAG
- a CDS encoding 3-isopropylmalate dehydratase small subunit produces the protein MKSFEGKALFLDRSDINTDEIIPAKYLTEITKIALKPYLLEDLKVEGFDPSRDLNDIKVIVTRDNFGCGSSREHAPWALEMNDINLVIAEGYARIFRQNMFNCGMMALELSKKQIDEIFNEFQNEPEVTISADLDRMTLSINSSSHQKIMPFKISDFDLDLIKAEGWVNFADSRY, from the coding sequence ATGAAAAGCTTTGAAGGTAAAGCCCTATTCCTTGATAGATCAGATATAAATACTGACGAGATTATTCCTGCAAAGTATCTAACAGAGATTACCAAGATAGCTCTTAAACCTTACTTGTTAGAAGATTTAAAAGTAGAAGGGTTTGATCCATCTAGAGATCTTAATGATATTAAAGTTATAGTCACAAGAGACAATTTTGGATGCGGATCAAGCCGTGAACATGCCCCATGGGCACTTGAAATGAACGATATCAATTTGGTTATAGCAGAAGGCTATGCCCGAATATTTAGACAAAACATGTTTAACTGTGGAATGATGGCCCTGGAGCTTAGCAAAAAACAAATAGATGAGATTTTTAATGAGTTCCAAAACGAACCAGAGGTGACCATATCAGCAGATCTGGACAGAATGACTTTATCAATCAACTCAAGTTCTCATCAAAAAATAATGCCTTTCAAAATATCAGACTTTGACCTTGATCTTATAAAGGCGGAAGGCTGGGTAAACTTCGCAGACTCTCGGTATTAA